The following coding sequences are from one Hyalangium minutum window:
- the dusA gene encoding tRNA dihydrouridine(20/20a) synthase DusA: protein MMLSYPMPLCVAPMMDWTDRNCRFFHRQISQHTLLYTEMLTTGAVIHGDRERLLGFSPAEHPVALQLGGSEPEQLAQAARIGEEWGYDEINLNCGCPSDRVQSGRFGACLMAEPELVARLVGAMREAVRIPVTVKSRLAIDEMEEWPTILNFVKQVSAAGCQRFIIHARKAWLQGLSPKENRDVPPLRYELVHRLKAEFPHLDISLNGGVKTLDAAAEHLQHVDGVMIGRAAYENPYIMADADRRFFGSTAAPRDRHAVVEAMLPYMEERLKQGAPLSAITRHMLGLFQGLPGARAWRRYLSENVHKPSAGPEVVTAALAQVRRNGPAEAAA from the coding sequence CTGATGCTGTCCTATCCTATGCCCCTGTGTGTGGCTCCGATGATGGATTGGACGGACCGGAACTGCCGGTTCTTCCACCGCCAGATCAGCCAGCACACGCTGCTCTACACGGAGATGCTGACCACGGGCGCCGTCATCCATGGTGACCGCGAGCGGCTCCTGGGTTTTTCGCCGGCGGAGCATCCGGTGGCCCTTCAGCTGGGGGGCTCGGAGCCCGAGCAGCTGGCGCAGGCCGCGCGCATTGGCGAGGAGTGGGGGTACGACGAGATCAACCTCAACTGCGGCTGCCCGAGCGACCGGGTGCAGTCGGGGCGGTTCGGCGCGTGCCTGATGGCGGAGCCGGAGCTGGTGGCGCGGTTGGTGGGGGCGATGCGCGAGGCGGTGCGCATCCCGGTGACGGTGAAGTCACGGCTGGCCATCGACGAAATGGAGGAGTGGCCGACGATCTTGAACTTCGTGAAGCAGGTGTCGGCGGCGGGCTGCCAGCGGTTCATCATTCACGCGCGCAAGGCGTGGCTGCAGGGGCTGAGCCCGAAGGAGAACCGGGACGTTCCGCCGCTGCGCTACGAGCTGGTGCACCGGCTGAAGGCGGAGTTCCCGCACCTGGACATCAGCTTGAACGGTGGGGTGAAGACGCTGGACGCAGCAGCGGAGCACTTGCAGCACGTGGATGGGGTGATGATTGGCCGGGCGGCGTACGAGAACCCGTACATCATGGCCGACGCGGATCGGCGGTTCTTCGGCTCCACGGCGGCGCCGAGGGACCGGCACGCGGTGGTGGAGGCGATGCTTCCTTATATGGAGGAGCGCCTGAAGCAGGGAGCACCGCTGAGCGCCATCACCCGGCACATGCTGGGGCTGTTCCAGGGACTGCCGGGGGCGCGCGCCTGGCGCCGGTACCTGAGCGAGAACGTGCACAAGCCCAGCGCGGGTCCTGAGGTGGTCACCGCCGCGCTCGCGCAGGTGCGGCGGAACGGTCCCGCCGAGGCTGCAGCCTGA
- a CDS encoding DEAD/DEAH box helicase produces MSATAQLLEAVRKEARPGIWSQGVNLARSGAVALQSRSATEIEMRVRAAGRSVPLTVVLYPGDEAWECDCPGRVDPCEHVVAAAISLQQAETQDTPMVTTASRWSRVVYHFTRVPGGLELHRTLAHAEGKEEPLEGSLAALMSQPAQAAQLQVEQADLVTDRLLERRLRGALSPEKLDALLTALQPARNVLLDGRPVAVSEEAVLPRAVVEDRGAQLVVTITRDPRIVEVLSPGVALAGDALARLGEMSMTGPWLQSLPLVRTYGAEQLGEVASKVLPELARRLPIEVRSKRLPPIDRDLKPRIQLELQQLEAGLSVLPTLVYGAPPSVRIDNGRMVYLRGAVPLRDEALEQRLVHQLRDELNLVPGRRLTVAGPEMVRWADKLRRFRGDLTGDAAGLVSPDVRLKPLLKVDAGATGAGIPDVRFTLEFQVEGGKGGPQTVDAAAVVRAWSEGLGLVPLEGGGWAPLPRAWLDKNGQRVADLLAARQADGKVSNHALPELSALCETLEQPPPPGLDKLAPMIEGFEKLPPPSLPGDLTATLRQYQQQGVSWLGFLRSAGLGGILADDMGLGKTLQTICVLGRGSLVVCPTSVLPNWAAELQRFRPSLKVCTYHGPGRTLDEAADVTLTTYAILRLDAAALSGRTWDTVVLDEAQAIKNPDSQVARAAFGLKANFRLALSGTPMENRLEELWSLMHYANPGLLGGRRQFEDKVARPIAEGQADAADRLRRRIRPFVLRRLKRDVAPELPPRTESVMHVSLDERERSVYDAIMAATRKEVVALLSEGGSVIKALEALLRLRQAACHPALVPGQQANTSSKVQTLVEALTTAVSDGHKALVFSQWTSLLDLIEAPLKGAGIGFERLDGSTPNRGEVTSRFQSAEGAPVMLMSLKAGGTGLNLTAADHVFLMDPWWNPQVEAQAADRAHRIGQERPVMVYRLVAQGTVEERILGLQEKKRALFEAALSEAAAATAITREDLLELFA; encoded by the coding sequence ATGTCCGCGACCGCTCAATTGCTCGAAGCCGTTCGGAAGGAAGCCCGCCCCGGCATCTGGTCCCAAGGAGTGAACCTCGCTCGCTCGGGGGCCGTGGCGCTCCAGTCCCGCTCCGCCACTGAAATCGAGATGAGGGTGCGAGCCGCAGGTCGCTCGGTGCCTCTCACGGTCGTCCTGTATCCAGGCGACGAGGCCTGGGAGTGTGACTGCCCGGGCCGCGTGGATCCGTGCGAGCACGTGGTGGCGGCGGCCATCTCGCTCCAGCAGGCGGAGACGCAGGACACGCCGATGGTGACGACCGCCAGCCGGTGGTCTCGCGTCGTGTACCACTTCACCCGGGTTCCTGGTGGGTTGGAGCTGCACCGCACGCTCGCACACGCGGAGGGGAAGGAGGAGCCCCTGGAGGGGAGCCTCGCCGCACTGATGTCCCAGCCGGCCCAGGCCGCGCAGCTGCAGGTGGAGCAGGCGGATCTGGTCACGGATCGCCTGCTGGAGCGGCGCCTGCGCGGGGCGCTCTCGCCCGAGAAGCTCGATGCGCTCCTCACGGCGCTCCAGCCCGCGCGCAACGTGCTGCTGGATGGACGGCCCGTGGCTGTCTCGGAGGAGGCCGTCCTGCCCCGAGCGGTCGTGGAGGACCGGGGGGCGCAGCTCGTTGTGACCATCACGCGCGATCCTCGCATCGTGGAGGTGCTCAGCCCGGGGGTGGCCCTGGCCGGCGACGCGCTGGCCCGCCTGGGCGAGATGTCGATGACGGGGCCGTGGCTGCAGAGCCTGCCGCTCGTCCGCACCTATGGGGCGGAGCAGCTTGGCGAGGTGGCCTCGAAGGTGCTCCCGGAGTTGGCCCGGCGGCTTCCCATCGAGGTGCGCAGCAAGCGCCTGCCGCCCATCGATCGCGACCTGAAGCCGCGCATCCAGCTGGAGCTCCAGCAGCTGGAGGCGGGCCTGTCGGTGCTGCCGACGCTCGTCTATGGCGCGCCGCCGTCGGTGCGAATCGACAACGGCCGCATGGTGTATCTGCGAGGCGCGGTGCCGCTGCGCGATGAGGCGCTGGAGCAGCGGCTCGTGCACCAGCTGCGGGACGAGCTGAACCTGGTTCCTGGGCGGCGGCTGACGGTGGCAGGCCCGGAGATGGTGCGCTGGGCGGACAAGCTCCGGCGCTTCCGTGGAGACCTGACGGGAGACGCGGCGGGGCTGGTGAGCCCGGACGTCCGGCTCAAGCCGCTGCTCAAGGTGGACGCGGGCGCCACGGGGGCAGGGATTCCCGACGTGCGCTTCACGCTCGAGTTCCAGGTGGAGGGCGGCAAGGGCGGGCCGCAGACGGTGGACGCGGCGGCGGTGGTGCGAGCGTGGTCGGAGGGGCTGGGGCTGGTGCCGCTGGAGGGCGGAGGCTGGGCGCCACTGCCTCGGGCGTGGCTGGACAAGAATGGCCAGCGCGTGGCGGATCTGCTGGCCGCGCGGCAGGCGGATGGCAAGGTGTCCAACCACGCGCTGCCCGAGCTGAGCGCGCTGTGCGAGACGCTGGAGCAGCCGCCTCCGCCGGGGCTCGACAAGCTCGCGCCGATGATCGAGGGCTTCGAGAAGCTCCCGCCGCCGTCGCTGCCGGGAGACCTCACGGCGACGCTGCGCCAGTACCAGCAGCAGGGCGTGAGCTGGCTGGGCTTCCTGCGGTCCGCGGGGCTGGGCGGAATCCTGGCGGACGACATGGGCCTCGGAAAGACGCTGCAGACGATCTGCGTGCTGGGGCGTGGCTCGCTCGTGGTGTGCCCGACGAGCGTGCTGCCGAACTGGGCCGCGGAGCTGCAGCGCTTCCGTCCCTCGCTCAAGGTCTGCACGTACCACGGGCCGGGCCGCACGCTGGACGAAGCCGCCGACGTGACGCTCACCACCTACGCCATCCTGCGGCTGGATGCGGCGGCGCTCTCGGGGCGCACGTGGGACACGGTGGTGCTGGACGAGGCCCAGGCCATCAAGAACCCGGACAGCCAGGTGGCGCGCGCGGCGTTCGGGCTGAAGGCGAACTTCCGGTTGGCGCTCAGTGGTACGCCGATGGAGAACCGGCTGGAGGAGCTCTGGAGCCTGATGCACTACGCGAACCCGGGGCTGCTCGGGGGCCGTCGGCAGTTCGAGGACAAGGTGGCGCGGCCGATCGCGGAGGGACAGGCCGACGCGGCGGACCGGCTGCGGCGGCGCATCCGCCCGTTCGTGCTGCGGAGACTCAAGCGGGACGTGGCGCCCGAGCTGCCGCCGCGCACTGAGTCGGTGATGCACGTGTCGCTGGATGAGCGGGAGCGCTCGGTCTACGACGCGATCATGGCGGCGACGCGCAAGGAAGTGGTGGCGCTGCTGAGCGAGGGTGGCAGCGTCATCAAGGCGCTGGAGGCCCTGCTCCGGCTGCGCCAGGCGGCGTGCCATCCGGCGCTCGTGCCAGGGCAGCAGGCGAACACGTCCTCGAAGGTGCAGACGCTGGTGGAGGCGCTCACCACGGCGGTGTCGGACGGGCACAAGGCGCTGGTGTTCTCGCAGTGGACCTCGCTGCTGGACCTGATCGAGGCGCCGCTGAAGGGCGCAGGGATTGGCTTCGAGCGCCTGGATGGCTCGACACCGAACCGCGGCGAGGTGACGTCTCGCTTCCAATCCGCCGAGGGCGCGCCGGTGATGCTGATGTCGCTGAAGGCAGGCGGCACGGGCTTGAACCTCACGGCGGCGGACCACGTGTTCCTGATGGATCCGTGGTGGAACCCGCAGGTGGAGGCGCAGGCGGCGGACCGCGCCCACCGCATCGGACAGGAGCGTCCGGTGATGGTGTACCGGCTGGTAGCGCAGGGAACGGTGGAGGAGCGCATCCTCGGATTACAGGAGAAGAAGCGCGCCCTGTTCGAGGCCGCCCTGAGCGAAGCGGCGGCCGCCACGGCCATCACCCGCGAGGACCTGCTCGAGCTGTTCGCCTGA
- the hydA gene encoding dihydropyrimidinase yields the protein MSILIKNGRIVTAVDDYVADVFIEGEKITLIGKDLKVQADKVIDASNRLVLPGGIDPHTHFDMPFGGTTSADDFASGTKAAAFGGTTTIIDFAIQTKGESTLKGLDAWHDKASGKATIDYGFHMIITDMPDERLPEMRRLVDEGITSYKLFMAYPGVLYVDDGTLYRTFRQAGENGTRICMHAENGIVIDEIIKGAVKDGKTSPKWHALTRPTRMEAEGVHRAIAIAEVAKVPLYIVHLSSSDALEQVKIGRARGVDVVAETCPQYLFLDHSYYEREGFEGAKWVMTPALREKWNQDVLWQGLKFRDLETIATDHCPFCFKDQKELGKDSFTKIPNGAPGVENRMSLVYNGGVVGGRISLNRFVELTSTAAAKAFGLFPKKGTIAVGSDADIVIFDPDRKETISVNNPHTHHMKVDYSAYEGFQVQGFTETVLSRGRVIIEKNELKTEGGGQYIKRATHGSLLR from the coding sequence ATGAGCATCCTCATCAAGAACGGCCGCATCGTCACCGCCGTGGATGACTACGTGGCGGACGTGTTCATCGAGGGCGAGAAGATCACCCTCATCGGCAAGGACCTGAAGGTCCAGGCGGACAAGGTGATCGACGCCTCGAACCGGCTGGTTCTCCCTGGCGGCATCGATCCCCACACGCACTTCGACATGCCGTTCGGCGGCACCACGTCGGCGGATGACTTCGCCAGCGGCACGAAGGCGGCGGCGTTCGGCGGCACCACCACCATCATCGACTTCGCCATCCAGACCAAGGGCGAGTCCACGCTGAAGGGCCTGGACGCGTGGCACGACAAGGCCAGCGGCAAGGCCACCATCGACTACGGCTTCCACATGATCATCACCGACATGCCGGACGAGCGGCTGCCGGAGATGCGCCGGTTGGTGGATGAGGGCATCACCTCGTACAAGCTGTTCATGGCGTATCCGGGCGTCCTCTATGTAGACGACGGCACGCTGTACCGCACGTTCCGGCAGGCGGGGGAGAACGGCACCCGCATCTGCATGCACGCCGAGAACGGCATCGTCATCGACGAGATCATCAAGGGCGCGGTGAAGGACGGGAAGACTTCGCCCAAGTGGCACGCGCTCACGCGGCCCACGCGCATGGAGGCCGAGGGCGTGCACCGCGCCATCGCCATCGCCGAGGTGGCCAAGGTGCCGCTGTACATCGTCCACCTGTCGAGCTCGGACGCACTGGAGCAGGTGAAGATCGGCCGGGCCCGCGGCGTGGACGTGGTGGCGGAGACGTGTCCCCAGTACCTCTTCCTGGACCACAGCTACTACGAGCGCGAGGGCTTCGAGGGCGCCAAGTGGGTGATGACGCCCGCGCTGCGCGAGAAGTGGAACCAGGACGTGCTGTGGCAGGGCCTGAAGTTCCGGGACTTGGAGACGATCGCCACGGACCACTGCCCGTTCTGCTTCAAGGACCAGAAGGAGCTGGGCAAGGACTCCTTCACGAAGATTCCGAACGGGGCGCCGGGCGTCGAGAACCGGATGAGCCTCGTCTACAACGGCGGCGTGGTGGGCGGACGCATCAGCCTCAACCGCTTCGTGGAGCTCACGTCCACGGCGGCGGCCAAGGCGTTCGGCCTCTTCCCGAAGAAGGGCACCATCGCCGTGGGCTCCGACGCGGACATCGTCATCTTCGATCCGGACCGCAAGGAGACCATCAGCGTGAACAACCCGCACACCCACCACATGAAGGTGGACTACAGCGCCTACGAGGGCTTCCAGGTGCAGGGCTTCACGGAGACGGTGCTCTCCCGTGGCCGAGTCATCATCGAGAAGAACGAGCTGAAGACCGAGGGCGGCGGCCAGTACATCAAGCGCGCCACCCACGGCTCGCTGCTGCGCTGA
- a CDS encoding nitrilase-related carbon-nitrogen hydrolase gives MARKVIGGLIQMSNPINDPSASVQTIRDAMFEKHLPLIEEAGKRGTQILCLQEVFNGPYFCPSQDPKWCDLAEPIPNSPTVERLSAYAKKYQMAMVIPIYEREMAGVYYNTAAVVDADGTYLGKYRKNHIPQTNGFWEKFFFKPGNLGYPTFQTRYAKIGVYICYDRHFPEGARLLGLNGAEIVFNPSATVAGLSQYLWKLEQPAHAVANGYYIAASNRVGTEAPWNIGKFYGTSYFCDPRGQMLAVGSEDKDELVTAEMNLDMIEEVRRTWQFYRDRRPDTYENMVKQLP, from the coding sequence ATGGCACGTAAGGTCATCGGCGGGCTCATCCAGATGTCCAACCCCATCAACGATCCGTCGGCATCCGTGCAGACGATCCGCGATGCGATGTTCGAGAAGCACCTGCCGCTCATCGAGGAGGCCGGCAAGCGCGGCACGCAGATCCTCTGTCTGCAGGAGGTCTTCAACGGCCCCTACTTCTGTCCCTCGCAGGATCCGAAGTGGTGCGATCTCGCCGAGCCCATCCCCAACAGCCCCACGGTGGAGCGGCTGAGCGCCTACGCCAAGAAGTACCAGATGGCGATGGTCATCCCCATCTACGAGCGAGAGATGGCGGGCGTCTACTACAACACCGCGGCGGTGGTGGACGCGGACGGCACGTACCTGGGCAAGTACCGCAAGAACCACATTCCTCAGACGAACGGCTTCTGGGAGAAGTTCTTCTTCAAGCCGGGCAACCTGGGCTACCCCACGTTCCAGACGCGCTACGCGAAGATTGGCGTGTACATCTGCTACGACCGGCACTTCCCCGAGGGCGCGCGCCTGCTGGGCCTGAACGGGGCGGAGATCGTCTTCAACCCGTCCGCCACGGTGGCGGGCCTGTCCCAGTACCTGTGGAAGCTGGAGCAACCGGCTCACGCGGTGGCCAACGGCTACTACATCGCGGCCAGCAACCGCGTGGGCACCGAGGCCCCGTGGAACATCGGCAAGTTCTACGGCACCAGCTACTTCTGCGATCCGCGCGGCCAAATGCTCGCGGTGGGCAGTGAGGACAAGGACGAGCTCGTCACGGCGGAGATGAACCTCGACATGATCGAGGAGGTGCGCCGCACCTGGCAGTTCTACCGGGATCGCCGCCCGGACACCTACGAGAACATGGTCAAGCAGCTCCCGTAG
- a CDS encoding FAD-dependent oxidoreductase — protein sequence MEPKRFDLPTGRAEEGFKDKKPLYTFGEAMAEANRCLYCSDAPCIKACPTAINIPEFIRKIGTGNVKGAARTILTANILGQSCAQACPVEVLCAGSCVYTGWGREPINIGRLQRYAVENTLEKTPELFQAKPSTGKRIALVGSGPASIAAAGMLALEGHTCIIYERKAIPGGLNSLGIAPYKLKSPEALREFEWVLSLGRIELRMGVEVVEQAKEPGQVSTSELLASHDAVFLGLGLGADSKLGVPGEEGEGVHGATHFIERIKVEPGLALKGVKRAMVVGGGNTALDIAHELALLGVEVDMVYRRSEKEMGGYSHELDGARVDGVRLVENRQPVEIVHKDGKVVGVKLATTRDGKPVPGTEELVPVELVCMAIGQERATGVARAFPGVELDSRGRVKVDAATHRTGNAKVWSGGDCVNGGKEVVNAVAEAKVAVRDIQRHLAGA from the coding sequence ATGGAACCGAAGCGCTTCGACCTGCCTACTGGCCGCGCAGAGGAGGGCTTCAAGGACAAGAAGCCCCTCTACACATTCGGCGAGGCGATGGCCGAGGCAAACCGTTGCCTGTATTGCTCGGACGCGCCGTGCATCAAGGCGTGCCCCACCGCCATCAACATCCCGGAGTTCATCCGGAAGATCGGCACGGGCAACGTGAAGGGCGCCGCGCGCACCATCCTCACCGCCAACATCCTGGGCCAGAGCTGTGCCCAGGCCTGTCCGGTCGAGGTGCTGTGTGCGGGCTCATGCGTCTACACCGGCTGGGGCCGCGAGCCGATCAACATCGGCCGGCTGCAGCGCTACGCGGTGGAGAACACGCTCGAGAAGACGCCGGAGCTCTTCCAGGCCAAGCCCTCTACCGGCAAGCGCATTGCCCTGGTGGGCTCGGGCCCCGCGTCCATCGCGGCCGCGGGCATGCTCGCGCTGGAGGGACACACCTGCATCATCTACGAGCGCAAGGCCATCCCCGGCGGGCTCAACTCGCTGGGCATCGCCCCGTACAAGCTCAAGAGCCCCGAGGCCCTCCGCGAGTTCGAGTGGGTGCTCTCGCTGGGCCGCATCGAGCTGCGCATGGGCGTGGAGGTGGTGGAGCAGGCGAAGGAGCCGGGCCAGGTGTCCACCTCGGAGCTGCTCGCGTCCCATGACGCCGTGTTCCTCGGGCTGGGGCTCGGGGCGGACTCCAAGCTGGGCGTGCCCGGCGAGGAGGGCGAGGGCGTCCACGGCGCCACCCACTTCATCGAGCGCATCAAGGTGGAGCCAGGCCTCGCGCTGAAGGGCGTGAAGCGCGCCATGGTGGTGGGCGGCGGCAACACCGCGCTGGACATCGCCCACGAGCTGGCGCTGCTCGGCGTCGAGGTGGACATGGTGTACCGCCGCTCCGAGAAGGAGATGGGCGGCTACTCCCACGAGCTGGACGGCGCGCGGGTGGACGGCGTGCGGCTCGTGGAGAACCGCCAGCCGGTGGAGATCGTCCACAAGGATGGAAAGGTGGTGGGCGTGAAGCTGGCCACCACCCGTGATGGCAAGCCCGTGCCGGGCACCGAGGAGCTGGTGCCGGTGGAGCTCGTCTGCATGGCCATTGGCCAGGAGCGCGCCACCGGCGTGGCTCGGGCCTTCCCGGGCGTGGAGCTGGACTCCCGCGGCCGGGTGAAGGTGGACGCGGCCACGCACCGCACCGGCAACGCCAAGGTGTGGAGCGGCGGGGACTGCGTCAACGGAGGCAAGGAAGTCGTCAACGCCGTCGCGGAAGCGAAAGTCGCCGTCCGGGACATTCAACGGCACTTGGCAGGAGCGTAA
- the preA gene encoding NAD-dependent dihydropyrimidine dehydrogenase subunit PreA — translation MADLEIDFCGVRSPNPFWLASAPPTNTGDQVMRAFDAGWGGAVWKTLGNPIVNVTSRFGGIDYGSTRLMGLNNIELITDRPLEVNLREMREVKRRYPKHTLIASLMVETKEEWKEIIRKAEDTGADLLELNFGCPHGMCERGMGSAVGQEPKVLEEIARWAMEYAQVPVIVKLTPNVGDILEPGEAAVRAGVPALSLINTVKSLMGVDLDRMVPLPRVGNASTNGGYCGPAVKPIALHLMSQLSRHPQCGKLAISGIGGISNWKDAAEFIALGATSVQVCTAVMHYGYRIVEDMIEGLSNFLDEKGMKSVMELRGRAVPAYQDWGELDLSYKLVAKINEDKCIGCQLCYVACMDGSHQCIHVPGRTEEESRKAGHTHIPKDIPNRVVTAKAGTPGARVPFVDNDECVGCNLCQLVCPVPDCITMEELPTGKPMETWNDRVAKGTDFVPGGLEATQAARRKSG, via the coding sequence ATGGCCGATCTGGAGATTGATTTCTGTGGGGTTCGCAGCCCGAACCCCTTCTGGCTGGCTTCCGCGCCGCCCACCAACACCGGCGATCAGGTCATGCGCGCCTTCGACGCGGGCTGGGGCGGCGCCGTGTGGAAGACGCTGGGCAACCCCATCGTCAACGTGACGAGCCGCTTCGGTGGCATCGACTACGGCAGCACCCGGCTGATGGGTCTCAACAACATCGAGCTCATCACCGACCGGCCGCTGGAGGTGAACCTGCGCGAGATGCGCGAGGTGAAGCGGCGCTACCCGAAGCACACCCTCATCGCCTCGCTCATGGTGGAGACGAAGGAGGAGTGGAAGGAGATCATCCGCAAGGCCGAGGACACCGGCGCGGACCTCCTGGAGCTCAACTTCGGCTGCCCCCACGGCATGTGCGAGCGTGGCATGGGCTCGGCCGTGGGCCAGGAGCCCAAGGTGCTGGAGGAGATCGCCCGGTGGGCCATGGAGTACGCCCAGGTTCCCGTCATCGTGAAGCTCACGCCGAACGTGGGCGACATCCTCGAGCCCGGTGAGGCGGCAGTGCGCGCGGGTGTCCCGGCGCTCTCGCTCATCAACACCGTGAAGTCGCTGATGGGCGTGGACCTGGACCGCATGGTGCCGCTGCCGCGCGTGGGCAACGCCTCCACGAACGGTGGCTACTGCGGTCCGGCGGTGAAGCCCATCGCGCTGCACCTGATGTCGCAGCTGTCGCGCCATCCGCAGTGCGGCAAGCTGGCCATCTCGGGCATCGGTGGCATCTCCAACTGGAAGGACGCCGCCGAGTTCATCGCCCTGGGCGCTACCTCCGTGCAGGTGTGCACGGCGGTGATGCACTACGGCTACCGCATCGTCGAGGACATGATCGAGGGGCTCTCGAACTTCCTGGACGAGAAGGGCATGAAGTCGGTGATGGAGCTGCGCGGCCGCGCGGTTCCCGCGTACCAGGACTGGGGCGAGCTGGACCTGTCCTACAAGCTGGTGGCGAAGATCAACGAGGACAAGTGCATCGGCTGCCAGCTTTGCTACGTGGCCTGCATGGACGGCTCGCACCAGTGCATCCACGTGCCGGGGCGCACGGAGGAGGAGTCGCGCAAGGCTGGCCACACGCACATCCCGAAGGACATCCCCAACCGCGTGGTGACGGCGAAGGCCGGCACGCCGGGCGCCCGGGTGCCCTTCGTGGACAACGACGAGTGCGTGGGCTGCAACCTCTGCCAGCTGGTGTGCCCGGTGCCGGACTGCATCACCATGGAAGAGCTCCCCACCGGCAAGCCCATGGAGACGTGGAATGACCGGGTGGCCAAGGGGACAGACTTCGTTCCCGGCGGCCTGGAGGCGACCCAGGCCGCGCGCAGGAAGAGCGGCTAG
- a CDS encoding NCS1 family nucleobase:cation symporter-1 produces MTQEALAELPPDIAQSPLFNGDLAPIPKARRNWTTYNFAALWISMAHCIPTYMLAGGLIAVGMNWWQALLTIGLGNLIVLLPILLNAHPGTKYGIPFPVFARASFGTTGANIAALLRAIVACGWFGIQTFIGGEAAKTLIEALWPSFGTIAQGTTLFGLSVPSAITFLLCWALHILIIYKGMNAVRVFENWAAPLVLVMAGVLLVWAVMTAGGLGPMLEQPSRFATVGEFWKVFIPSLTGMIGFWATLSLNIPDFTRYGRGQKEQMLGQTLGLPTTMIAFSAMGVIITSATQAILHGVDVGKLWDPMFLLGQLTSSSNAIGRDAPLIASAGTRAVVALISLFGVGVATVSVNIAANVVSPANDFANLSPRHISFKTGALITGILGIVMMPWKLLSSAETYIFNWLIGYSALLGPIAGIMIADYWLLRRKELDVADLYRPNGRYAGTNWVAVVALVVGVLPNLPGFLKSVKLIEGPPGFFDEIYVYAWFTGFILAGAVYLAGMRLAPKAQPQPPPNAAVS; encoded by the coding sequence TTGACCCAGGAAGCGCTCGCCGAGCTCCCACCGGATATCGCCCAGAGCCCGCTCTTCAACGGCGACCTCGCGCCCATCCCCAAGGCGCGGCGCAACTGGACCACCTATAACTTCGCCGCGCTGTGGATCTCCATGGCGCACTGCATCCCTACCTACATGCTCGCCGGCGGCCTCATCGCCGTGGGCATGAACTGGTGGCAGGCGCTGCTGACCATCGGCCTGGGCAACCTCATCGTGCTGCTGCCCATCCTGCTCAACGCGCACCCGGGCACCAAGTACGGCATCCCCTTCCCCGTCTTCGCCCGCGCCAGCTTCGGCACCACCGGTGCCAACATCGCCGCCCTGCTGCGCGCCATCGTCGCGTGCGGCTGGTTCGGCATCCAGACCTTCATCGGTGGCGAGGCGGCCAAGACCCTCATCGAAGCGCTCTGGCCCTCGTTCGGAACGATCGCGCAAGGCACCACCTTGTTCGGCCTCTCCGTGCCGAGCGCCATCACCTTCCTGCTCTGCTGGGCGCTCCACATCCTCATCATCTACAAGGGGATGAACGCGGTCCGCGTCTTCGAGAACTGGGCGGCACCGCTCGTGCTGGTCATGGCCGGCGTCCTGCTGGTGTGGGCCGTCATGACGGCGGGGGGCCTGGGCCCCATGCTCGAGCAGCCCTCGCGGTTCGCCACCGTGGGCGAGTTCTGGAAGGTCTTCATCCCCTCCCTCACCGGCATGATCGGGTTCTGGGCGACGCTCTCGCTCAACATCCCCGACTTCACCCGCTACGGCCGAGGCCAGAAGGAGCAGATGCTCGGCCAGACACTGGGCCTGCCCACCACGATGATCGCCTTCTCGGCCATGGGCGTCATCATCACCAGCGCCACCCAGGCCATCCTGCACGGCGTGGACGTGGGCAAGCTGTGGGACCCGATGTTCCTGCTCGGCCAGCTCACCAGCTCGTCGAACGCCATCGGCCGGGACGCGCCGCTCATCGCCTCCGCGGGCACGCGCGCAGTCGTGGCCCTCATCTCCCTGTTCGGCGTGGGCGTGGCGACCGTGTCCGTCAACATCGCCGCCAACGTGGTGAGCCCGGCCAACGACTTCGCCAACCTCTCGCCACGCCACATCAGCTTCAAGACCGGTGCGCTCATCACCGGCATCCTCGGCATCGTGATGATGCCGTGGAAGCTGCTCTCCAGCGCGGAGACGTACATCTTCAACTGGCTCATCGGCTACTCGGCGCTGCTCGGCCCCATCGCCGGCATCATGATCGCCGACTACTGGCTGCTGCGCCGGAAGGAGCTGGATGTGGCGGACCTGTACCGCCCGAATGGCCGCTACGCGGGCACCAACTGGGTCGCCGTCGTCGCGCTCGTGGTGGGCGTGCTGCCCAACCTGCCGGGCTTCCTCAAGAGCGTGAAGCTCATCGAGGGGCCGCCGGGCTTCTTCGATGAAATCTACGTCTACGCGTGGTTCACGGGCTTCATCCTGGCGGGCGCCGTGTACCTGGCGGGCATGCGGCTGGCTCCCAAGGCCCAGCCGCAGCCGCCTCCCAACGCGGCGGTGTCCTAG